Proteins from one Sabethes cyaneus chromosome 2, idSabCyanKW18_F2, whole genome shotgun sequence genomic window:
- the LOC128738716 gene encoding raf homolog serine/threonine-protein kinase Raf, which yields MAVFDDSNSSSGSNYICNLRSSNGSSVVGGSSNIFNTGSATKEAKIPSLFLYEATVAGLSCQMSAETDDTDDEQQQALDPYSQLEEDLRNIKSVIHVTRENIDALNAKFADFQQPPALYLEEYQELTSKLHDLETKEQELIERKQQMQIQQQQQQQQSERESTSEPSEPPDPEERVEVDSMCGTLSRTSKMLLRAHLPNQQRTSVQVVPGMRLKDALAKALKRRNLTCDICEVTSANSDHPIPWDTDVCALHCEEVFVRILDIGFPTYISHQFIRKTFFSLAFCECCRRLLFTGFYCNQCNYRFHQRCVDKVPPICSKRHMDNTMYHHLLANPESTVGIIHPGTGGYSTSLRHPRSLNQQDRSNSAPNVCINNVMKPLFGVDTRALINCRPLQAQANQEHSHSTQASPTNTLKHSKRPRARSADESNKNLLSPRDSKQSEENWNIQAEEILIGQRIGSGSFGTVYKAHWHGPVAVKTLNVKTPSSAQLQAFKNEVAMLKKTRHCNILLFMGCVSKPSLAIVTQWCEGSSLYKHIHVNETKFKLNTLIDISRQAAQGMDYLHAKNIIHRDLKSNNIFLHDDFSVKIGDFGLATAKVRWSGSQQSNQPTGSILWMAPEVIRMKDQNPYSFQSDVYAFGIVLYEMLTEQLPYSHINNKDQILFMVGCGKLRPDLTKVRSDCPQALKRCVEDCIKFNREERPLFRLLLNMLENMLRTLPKFHRSASEPNFTQTQLQNDDFLYLCSSPKTPVNFHNFQFYNGVGNI from the exons ATGGCCGTATTCGATGATAgtaacagcagcagcggcagcaactATATTTGCAATTTGAGGAGCAGCAATGGTAGCAGCGTTGTTGGTGGAAGCAGCAATATTTTCAATACCGGCTCAGCTACAAAAGAGGCGAAAATTCCCAGCTTGTTCCTGTACGAGGCCACCGTGGCGGGCCTGTCGTGTCAAATGTCGGCCGAAACAGACGACACGGATGATGAGCAACAACAGGCGCTCGATCCGTATTCACAGCTCGAGGAAGATCTGCGGAACATCAAATCCGTGATTCACGTCACTCGCGAAAATATCGATGCGCTCAACGCCAAGTTTGCTGATTTTCAGCAACCTCCGGCCCTCTACTTGGAAGAATACCAGGAGCTGACCTCGAAATTGCACGACCTCGAAACCAAGGAGCAAGAGCTAATTGAGCGGAAACAGCAGATGCAgatacaacagcagcagcaacaacagcaaagcGAGAGGGAATCGACTAGTGAACCGAGTGAACCGCCAGATCCGGAGGAACGTGTTGAG GTTGATAGCATGTGTGGAACATTAAGCCGTACTTCTAAAATGCTGTTACGAGCGCATCTACCTAACCAACAGAGAACTTCGGTTCAGGTGGTACCCGGTATGCGATTGAAGGATGCACTAGCAAAAGCACTAAAACGTCGTAATTTGACTTGTGACATCTGTGAAGTAACATCAGCCAATAGCGATCATCCTATACCGTGGGACACGGACGTTTGTGCATTGCACTGCGAGGAGGTGTTTGTTCGCATATTGGATATTGGCTTTCCAACGTACATCTCACATCAATTCATACGAAAAACATTCTTTTCGCTGGCGTTTTGTGAATGCTGCCGTAGACTACTGTTCACCGGATTCTACTGTAATCAGTGCAACTACCGGTTCCATCAGCGTTGCGTGGACAAGGTTCCGCCAATTTGCAGCAAACGGCACATGGATAATACGATGTACCATCATTTGCTCGCAAATCCGGAGAGCACAGTTGGAATAATTCATCCCGGCACTGGCGGTTATAGCACCAGTCTGCGCCATCCACGCTCACTCAACCAGCAAGATCGGTCCAACTCGGCACCGAATGTGTGTATAAATAACGTGATGAAGCCTTTGTTCGGAGTTGATACACGTGCGTTGATCAATTGCAGACCATTGCAG GCACAGGCTAACCAGGAACACTCACATTCCACTCAAGCATCACCGACGAACACATTGAAGCACAGTAAACGACCTAGAGCAAGGTCGGCcgatgaaagcaataaaaatctGCTGTCGCCACGGGACTCAAAGCAATCGGAGGAAAACTGG aatATTCAAGCGGAGGAGATCCTAATTGGTCAACGCATCGGATCGGGTTCGTTCGGAACGGTGTACAAAGCCCACTGGCACGGTCCGGTTGCAGTGAAGACGTTAAACGTCAAAACGCCCAGCTCGGCGCAGCTGCAGGCCTTCAAGAACGAGGTGGCCATGCTGAAGAAAACTCGTCACTGTAATATATTGCTATTCATGGGTTGTGTAAGTAAGCCGTCGCTCGCAATCGTTACCCAGTGGTGCGAGGGCAGCAGTTTGTACAAGCATATTCACGTCAACGAGACAAAGTTCAAGTTGAACACATTGATCGACATTTCCCGACAGGCGGCCCAAGGGATGGATTATTTGCATGCCAAAAACATTATCCATcgggatttaaaatcaaacaatATTTTCTTGCATGACGATTTCTCGGTAAAAATAGGCGATTTCGGTCTGGCTACAGCGAAAGTTCGATGGTCGGGATCACAACAATCCAATCAACCTACGGGTAGTATTCTTTGGATGGCACCGGAAGTAATTCGCATGAAGGATCAGAATCCGTATTCCTTCCAGAGTGATGTCTACGCGTTTGGTATAGTACTGTATGAGATGCTAACCGAACAGCTCCCCTACAGCCATATAAATAACAAAGATCAGATCCTGTTCATGGTCGGTTGTGGCAAGTTACGACCCGACTTGACCAAAGTTCGATCCGACTGCCCACAGGCTCTCAAACGTTGTGTGGAGGACTGCATTAAGTTCAACCGCGAAGAGCGGCCGCTCTTCCGGCTGCTATTGAATATGCTTGAAAACATGCTCCGAACGCTGCCGAAATTCCACCGCAGTGCCAGCGAGCCAAATTTCACCCAAACGCAGcttcaaaatgatgattttcTGTATCTGTGTTCAAGTCCAAAAACGCCGGTGAATttccataattttcaattttacaacGGCGTCGGCAATATTTAG